The following are encoded in a window of Gavia stellata isolate bGavSte3 chromosome 33, bGavSte3.hap2, whole genome shotgun sequence genomic DNA:
- the LOC132319994 gene encoding scale keratin-like, whose amino-acid sequence MSSYRQACNYGSYSPCDVSCPAPYANAWSQPCVTSCGDSRAVVYPPPVAIVFPGPILSSCPQESIVGTSSPLEIGSSFGYGSSLDAQSSFGSGISQGGKYSYPCYSRRYTTYSRGSCGPC is encoded by the coding sequence ATGTCTTCCTACAGGCAGGCCTGCAACTACGGCAGCTACTCACCCTGCGATGTGAGCTGCCCCGCGCCATATGCCAACGCCTGGAGCCAGCCCTGCGTCACCTCCTGCGGGGACTCCCGTGCCGTGGTCTACCCACCGCCCGTGGCCATCGTCTTCCCgggccccatcctcagctcctgccCTCAGGAGAGCATCGTGGGCACCTCGTCCCCGCTGGAGATAGGCAGCTCCTTTGGCTATGGGAGCTCCCTGGATGCCCAGAGCTCCTTCGGGTCCGGCATCTCCCAGGGTGGCAAGTACTCCTACCCCTGCTATTCCCGCAGGTATACGACTTACAGTCGTGGGAGCTGCGGGCCCTGCTAA